The following proteins are encoded in a genomic region of Ostrea edulis chromosome 7, xbOstEdul1.1, whole genome shotgun sequence:
- the LOC130048213 gene encoding uncharacterized protein LOC130048213, producing MEKFIALRCLAFFMIFSLIDRARGLSIKTTEPCQGANNMTVSMELQLNLVKLMEFSPKLRTISETLYKEHLTLALSLVKLIGLTATKVEEICRLQPSLIFPHPDECQLYYNCSVTYTDIPIHSEQHLQECRYPDVFSTQTLQCENFTAVCCGARKVLKDKCDYRRQLNISSTCKWQYPSCSGKTDGYHRGSQGSKSYINCFNERLMNIGMCEDDTFWDTYKTLYNGKCTNLFEIPQKDGGYLSSCEGKADGNYRFNYDASITAEGVMGQGNYFGIGRKCDAYYRCQRGVATAIKCPRGAVFESQSRTCKAGNHSIEFGCQLYCNPNFRLLNIFPYNLAECPYPEQFSEVTQRCENFTKVTCGSRPQVKDYCQYWVQLYFHRFDMGHCEGNHFSCAGLPDGLNEHPVKRGPNYVRCLQERLIEDGRCPMDTEWGTITFPYNGKCTHMFAIPESHHGIGLLPDCSGKSDGNYQYPHRPCDAYYRCDGGNATAVKCPSHTNFDVCSRRCRADVTCSG from the exons ATGGAGAAATTCATTGCTCTACGATGTTTGGCTTTCTTTATGATATTTTCTCTTATTGATAGAGCGCGTGGACTATCAATAAAAACTACAGAGCCTTGTCAAGGAGCAAACAACATGACTGTGAGTATGGAATTACAGCTGAACCTGGTCAAATTAATGGAATTTTCCCCAAAGTTAAGAACAATTTCAGAGACCTTATACAAAGAACATCTGACTTTGGCTCTATCGCTGGTGAAGTTAATAGGGTTAACCG CAACAAAGGTGGAGGAAATATGTCGGCTACAGCCTTCTTTGATATTCCCACATCCGGACGAATGTCAGTTATACTACAACTGCTCCGTGACATACACCGATATTCCAATCCACTCAGAACAACATTTACAGGAATGTCGATATCCAGATGTCTTCTCCACACAGACACTTCAGTGTGAGAACTTCACCGCGGTTTGCTGTGGAGCGAGAAAAGTACTGAAGGATAAGT GTGATTATAGACGGCAGCTAAACATTTCATCTACATGCAAATGGCAGTATCCTAGTTGTAGTGGGAAAACTGACGGGTATCACCGAGGAAGCCAAGGTTCAAAATCGTACATCAATTGCTTTAACGAACGCTTGATGAACATAGGGATGTGTGAAGATGACACCTTTTGGGATACATACAAGACCCTCTACAACGGCAAATGTACTAACCTTTTCgaaattcctcagaaagatgGCGGATACCTTTCAAGTTGCGAAGGAAAAGCAGACGGGAATTATCGCTTTAATTACGACGCTTCAATCACGGCGGAAGGGGTCATGGGGCAAGGAAATTATTTTGGAATCGGAAGAAAATGCGATGCTTATTATCGTTGCCAAAGGGGTGTGGCCACTGCTATCAAATGTCCCCGCGGAGCTGTGTTTGAATCGCAAAGTAGAACTTGCAAAGCTGGAAATCATTCTATTGAATTCGGATGTCAGTTATACTGTAATCCTAACTTCAGATTGCTTAACATATTTCCATATAATTTGGCAGAATGTCCGTATCCGGAACAATTCTCAGAGGTCACACAAAGATGTGAAAATTTCACAAAGGTCACATGTGGTTCCCGTCCGCAGGTCAAGGACTATT GCCAATACTGGGTGCAGTTGTACTTCCACCGATTTGATATGGGACACTGCGAGGGAAATCACTTCAGCTGTGCAGGATTACCTGACGGACTCAACGAACATCCCGTCAAGCGAGGTCCAAATTACGTCCGATGTCTACAAGAAAGATTGATCGAGGATGGAAGGTGTCCAATGGACACAGAATGGGGTACAATTACTTTCCCATATAACGGTAAATGTACACATATGTTTGCTATCCCAGAGTCCCATCACGGTATCGGTTTACTCCCTGACTGCTCTGGAAAATCCGACGGCAACTACCAATATCCTCACAGACCGTGTGATGCATACTACAGATGTGACGGAGGGAATGCAACTGCGGTTAAATGTCCGTCACATACAAATTTCGATGTATGCAGTAGAAGATGTCGAGCCGATGTCACTTGCTCTGGataa
- the LOC125655299 gene encoding uncharacterized protein LOC125655299, with product MSVAKLVFFISLTVCHGKRFERLIAGSPEFSSERVSHLESVVQNLTATVQQLTQRLTTVEKFNSNPVYFSAYLTATFTPPRDQHTNVLYNGLHFDSHKAYNPSTGYFTAPVSGLYVFSWENLTAPGKVFDTELLVNGIRHELDNCNNEGSTAGYLSCTQVVPVKLNAGDLVNIRTTYGNYAHGGWSSFSGWLVH from the exons ATGTCCGTTGCAAAATTAgtcttttttatttcattgaccGTTTGTCATGGTAAAAGATTCGAACGTCTTATTGCCGGAAGTCCCGAGTTTTCAAGTGAAAGAGTTTCACATTTAGAATCCGTTGTTCAAAATTTGACTGCAACTGTTCAACAACTCACACAGAGATTGACAACAGTTGAAAAATTCA ATTCGAATCCAGTCTATTTCTCCGCATATTTAACCGCCACTTTCACACCTCCTCGTGACCAACACACTAATGTTCTATATAATGGACTTCATTTCGATAGTCACAAGGCATATAATCCCTCAACTGGATATTTTACGGCACCCGTTTCTGGACTATACGTCTTCAGTTGGGAGAATTTGACCGCACCAGGGAAAGTGTTTGATACTGAATTGCTAGTAAATGGTATTCGCCATGAGCTGGATAACTGCAACAACGAAGGCTCAACAGCTGGTTACCTCAGTTGTACTCAGGTGGTGCCTGTGAAACTAAATGCTGGGGACCTTGTCAATATCAGAACTACGTATGGAAATTATGCTCATGGCGGCTGGTCAAGTTTCAGCGGTTGGCTTGTACACTGA
- the LOC125656451 gene encoding uncharacterized protein LOC125656451 — KSCTYYNVFTGLLKSCTYYIVFTGLLKCLSTTVFLIHLSTSQKPGHTTYEFGKDCSVTAVEQDFGSVASVLYSGSPVNSSCDEMSFTGSGQYLLCYKPEKYIDPDCAVELHVYGKKDGKAGKVLIVLCEEKERLSTLCIKSNATLQLEFKTRYSRSLNRAAFSGYVYTKNATDEFDWRLFTTVIGIVVPVTVCLVAGVVAACCFCAYKHRKLRASSAYNRNPPHGSYPVQPTPAGNYSTPPPPYDSSFGTYDYSKK, encoded by the exons AAATCCTGCACGTATTATAATGTTTTTACAGGTCTGCTAAAATCATGCACGTATTATATTGTTTTTACAGGTCTGCTAAAGTGTCTTTCGACGACTGTGTTCCTGATACATTTAAGCACATCTCAGAAGCCCGGCCATACAACCT ACGAGTTTGGAAAAGACTGCAGTGTAACAGCGGTAGAGCAGGACTTCGGATCGGTGGCGTCCGTCCTTTACAGCGGCTCGCCGGTCAACTCGTCGTGTGATGAAATGTCTTTTACTGGTTCTGGTCAGTATCTGCTGTGCTATAAACCAGAAAAATACATTGACCCCGATTGCGCTGTAGAACTTCACGTCTACGGCAAGAAGGATGGAAAAGCAGGAAAA GTACTCATCGTCCTTTGTGAGGAGAAAGAAAGGCTATCAACGCTTTGCATCAAGTCCAATGCCACACTACAATTAGAGTTCAAAACCCGTTATAGTAGGTCTCTAAACAGAGCTGCTTTCTCGGGTTATGTTTACACTAAAAATGCAACTGATGAATTTG ACTGGCGGTTGTTTACCACGGTTATCGGGATCGTTGTGCCCGTCACTGTGTGTCTGGTTGCCGGAGTGGTTGCTGCTTGCTGCTTCTGTGCTTACAAACATCGAAAATTACGTGCATCGTCCGCATACAACCGGAACCCACCTCACGGAAGTTACCCGGTGCAGCCAACTCCAGCAGGAAATTATTCAACCCCACCGCCTCCATATGATTCATCTTTTGGAACATACGATTATTCCAAAAAATAA